In one Pseudomonas fitomaticsae genomic region, the following are encoded:
- the hslO gene encoding Hsp33 family molecular chaperone HslO, protein MTDFLDTDYTQRFIFDDSDTRGELVSLERSYAEVLAKHPYPEPVAQLLGELMAAASLLVGTLKFDGLLILQARSEGPIPLLMIECSSEREIRGLARYHAEQIPADATLGDLMPNGVLALTVDPIAGQRYQGIVDLDGETLSDCFTNYFVMSQQVGTRFKLCADGRRARGLLLQQLPADRLKDEEERAASWQHITALGNTLTADELLSLDNETVLHRLYHEEQVRLFDVQKLRFHCSCSRERSGNALVSLGLEDAQALVAEQGGKVEIDCQFCNQRYLFDAADIAQLFAGAGVETPSDTRH, encoded by the coding sequence ATGACCGATTTCCTCGATACCGATTACACCCAACGCTTCATCTTCGATGACAGCGACACTCGCGGCGAACTGGTGTCGCTGGAGCGCAGCTATGCCGAAGTGCTCGCCAAGCACCCGTACCCGGAACCGGTTGCGCAATTGCTGGGCGAACTGATGGCGGCCGCGTCGTTGCTGGTGGGCACCCTGAAATTCGATGGCCTGCTGATTCTTCAGGCGCGCTCCGAAGGCCCGATCCCGCTGCTGATGATCGAATGCTCCAGCGAGCGCGAGATCCGTGGCTTGGCGCGCTATCACGCCGAGCAGATTCCGGCCGACGCAACCCTCGGCGACCTGATGCCGAACGGTGTCCTGGCCTTGACCGTCGACCCGATCGCCGGCCAGCGCTACCAGGGCATCGTCGACCTCGACGGCGAAACCCTGTCGGACTGCTTCACCAACTATTTCGTCATGTCCCAACAGGTCGGCACTCGTTTCAAGCTCTGCGCCGATGGCCGTCGCGCCCGTGGTCTGTTATTGCAGCAACTGCCGGCCGATCGCCTGAAAGACGAAGAAGAACGCGCCGCCAGCTGGCAGCACATCACCGCGCTGGGCAACACCCTGACCGCTGATGAACTGTTGAGCCTGGACAACGAAACGGTTCTGCATCGCCTCTACCATGAAGAGCAGGTTCGTCTGTTCGATGTACAGAAACTGCGCTTCCACTGCAGCTGCTCCCGCGAGCGTTCGGGCAATGCACTGGTCAGCCTGGGTCTGGAAGATGCGCAGGCACTCGTGGCCGAGCAAGGTGGAAAAGTCGAGATCGATTGCCAGTTCTGCAACCAGCGCTACCTGTTCGATGCGGCAGATATCGCTCAATTGTTCGCTGGCGCGGGCGTCGAGACGCCGTCAGATACCCGGCACTAA